The following coding sequences are from one Epilithonimonas vandammei window:
- a CDS encoding HAD family hydrolase — translation MHIISNGFQEVTERKCILSGIGDFFETITSADSVNIRKPRPEIFEYSLTLAKADKSESILIGDDWIADVKGAQNFGIDVIFFDVLDENPQEEGLKFIKNLSELKEYL, via the coding sequence ATGCACATTATTTCCAATGGCTTCCAGGAAGTAACGGAAAGGAAATGCATCTTGTCCGGAATTGGCGATTTTTTTGAAACGATTACCAGTGCAGATTCTGTCAATATCAGAAAACCAAGACCGGAAATTTTCGAGTATTCTTTGACGCTTGCAAAAGCAGATAAATCTGAAAGTATCTTGATAGGCGATGATTGGATAGCCGATGTGAAAGGTGCTCAGAACTTTGGAATCGATGTGATTTTTTTTGATGTTTTAGATGAAAATCCACAGGAAGAAGGATTAAAATTTATCAAAAACCTATCTGAACTGAAAGAGTATCTATAA